GCCTGGTCAGCGGTTTCCTGTTCGCGCCCGGCGGCGCCGTGCGCGAGATCGATTCGCGGGGCGCTGCGGCATGGCTGCAGCAGGCGCCGCAGGATGCCGCGCACGAGCGGCCCCTTCGCCCCCTCGGCCCTTTCCTCTGGCTGCATTTCAACCTGTCGCACAGCGCCTGCGAACGCTGGATGAAAGCGCACCTGGAGTTGCCGGACGAGTACTTCGAGGCGCTGCGACAGGGCTCGCGCTCGACGCGGATCGAGCGGCAGGACGCCGCCTTGCTGGCCGTGGTCAACGATGTGATCTACAACTTCGGCGTCACATCGACGGACATCTCCACCATGTGGGCCCATGCCGACCACCGCCTGCTGGTCACGGCGCGGGCGCGGCCTTTGCGCTCGGTGGACCGGCTGCGCGAGGCGGTGCGGCACGGCGAGGCCTTCCGCTCGCCGCTGGACCTGATGGTGCACCTGCTGCGCGACCAGGCCGACGTGCTGGTGCAGATCGTGCGCGAGACCGGCGTGAACGTCGACCAGATCGAGGACCAGCTGCTGTCGCAGCGCCTGCAGGGCAACCGGGCCGACCTCGGCGCGATGCGCCGCGGGCTGGTGCGGCTGCAAAGGCTGCTGGCGCCCGAGCCGGGCGCGCTGTTCCGGCTGCTGAACCGGCTGCCGGCGTGGC
This genomic window from Cupriavidus sp. P-10 contains:
- a CDS encoding transporter, with protein sequence MQAGIVEAGYGSDPVGLVSGFLFAPGGAVREIDSRGAAAWLQQAPQDAAHERPLRPLGPFLWLHFNLSHSACERWMKAHLELPDEYFEALRQGSRSTRIERQDAALLAVVNDVIYNFGVTSTDISTMWAHADHRLLVTARARPLRSVDRLREAVRHGEAFRSPLDLMVHLLRDQADVLVQIVRETGVNVDQIEDQLLSQRLQGNRADLGAMRRGLVRLQRLLAPEPGALFRLLNRLPAWLQETDLQELRESTEEFSLVLNDLAALVERIKLLQEEIAAKLNEQTNRTLFTLTLVTVLALPINIVAGFFGMNVGGIPLAEHPHGFWVLVALVASFTVLAGRWAFRKQQG